Proteins encoded by one window of Pirellulales bacterium:
- a CDS encoding HDIG domain-containing protein: MSNGGSKRTRSERVAALELPPGRVSRTLGELRRGSTLLRVGLCVLTAFLLWVVMRGWAPPLGYREGYVPQREVVSRVAFRKPDQAATDAARQVARGRVRYVYEQNPETLEQLRSALRNQVQAVISAEKLSDVDPSLWREFEPPAAPDAVPPAEEVREQAFQEFRAAFSGPEVLEKFQSDLAEAFSSWERHGLLDQLPREHTDGNQDEIFVYPHGAPNERDVAKLSDVLLGDGAALKQSLLINLDSTVVAERSFAWLMPRLRELKSTLKIDLSATQRERELAAAQQPEVLVTYEAGSTLAKAAAPLTANDLDVLALEHQSYLASLTTLQHAVRSLAVLGTIGGLFVLIGYFVVKREKQLFHNLSRLGLLLGGVLLGVGAARMAAVDPYRAELLPVLFMCMTFAISYRQEIALLIAAGVSLLVALEIGSGIGGLLLLLGTSCTAILLLTRIRSRSKITKVAFVAALVAAALSLVQAALEGQPLSMDMLYLAARNAGWTLASGILMTGMLPYIESLFGVVTDISLLELGDVAHPLLQELVRRAPGTYNHSINVASIAEAAAEAIGANGLLVRVGAYFHDIGKMFKPGYFVENQGAEANRHESLVPAMSTLIIIAHIKDGADLARQHHLPQSIIDFIEQHHGTTLVEYFYNRARQNEGEHGNEVQESAFRYPGPKPQSREAAILMLADAAESASRVLIEPTPARIESLVREIAMKRLLDGQFDECGLTLRQLRTVENRLIKSLTAVYHARVKYPDQQRTA; encoded by the coding sequence ATGAGTAACGGCGGCTCGAAACGCACCCGATCAGAACGTGTCGCCGCGCTCGAACTCCCGCCCGGCCGCGTCAGCCGCACGCTCGGCGAGTTGCGCCGCGGCTCGACCCTGTTGCGGGTCGGGCTGTGCGTGCTCACGGCCTTCCTGCTGTGGGTGGTGATGCGCGGCTGGGCACCTCCGCTGGGCTATCGCGAAGGCTACGTGCCGCAACGCGAGGTCGTGTCGCGCGTCGCGTTCCGCAAGCCCGATCAGGCGGCGACCGACGCGGCCCGCCAGGTGGCGCGGGGCCGGGTGCGCTACGTGTACGAGCAGAATCCCGAGACGCTGGAACAGTTGCGCAGTGCACTGCGCAACCAGGTCCAGGCCGTGATCAGCGCGGAAAAACTGAGCGACGTCGATCCGAGCTTGTGGCGCGAATTCGAACCGCCAGCCGCGCCCGACGCGGTACCCCCCGCGGAAGAAGTACGCGAACAGGCATTCCAAGAGTTCCGCGCTGCGTTCTCCGGGCCCGAGGTGCTGGAGAAGTTTCAGAGCGACCTGGCCGAGGCATTTTCTTCGTGGGAACGCCACGGGTTGCTCGATCAATTGCCCCGGGAACACACCGACGGCAATCAAGACGAGATCTTCGTCTACCCGCACGGGGCCCCGAATGAACGCGACGTGGCCAAGCTGAGCGACGTGCTGCTGGGCGATGGCGCGGCCTTGAAGCAAAGCCTGCTGATCAACCTCGATTCGACGGTCGTCGCCGAGCGGTCATTTGCCTGGCTCATGCCGCGACTGCGCGAGTTGAAAAGCACGCTGAAGATCGACCTGTCGGCCACTCAGCGTGAGCGCGAGCTGGCCGCCGCACAGCAACCCGAGGTGCTGGTCACCTACGAGGCGGGCAGCACGCTGGCCAAGGCGGCCGCGCCCCTGACGGCCAACGATCTGGACGTGCTGGCGCTCGAGCACCAGTCGTACCTTGCATCGCTGACCACCCTGCAACACGCGGTGCGGTCGCTGGCCGTGCTGGGCACCATCGGCGGTTTGTTTGTGCTGATCGGCTACTTCGTCGTCAAGCGTGAGAAGCAACTGTTTCACAACCTGAGCCGATTGGGACTGCTGCTTGGCGGCGTGTTGCTGGGCGTAGGCGCAGCGCGGATGGCGGCTGTCGATCCCTATCGCGCCGAGCTGCTGCCCGTGCTGTTCATGTGCATGACGTTCGCCATTTCCTATCGCCAGGAGATCGCGCTGCTGATCGCGGCGGGGGTCTCGCTCTTGGTGGCCCTGGAGATCGGCTCGGGAATCGGCGGATTGTTATTGCTGCTGGGAACGAGCTGCACGGCCATCTTGCTGCTGACGCGGATTCGCAGCCGCAGCAAGATCACCAAAGTGGCCTTCGTCGCGGCCCTCGTGGCCGCCGCGCTGTCGCTCGTCCAGGCAGCGCTCGAAGGGCAGCCGCTGTCGATGGACATGCTCTACCTGGCCGCGCGCAACGCGGGCTGGACACTTGCCTCGGGCATTTTGATGACGGGGATGTTGCCCTACATCGAGAGCCTGTTCGGCGTCGTGACCGACATCAGCCTGCTCGAGCTGGGCGACGTGGCCCATCCGCTGCTGCAAGAGCTCGTGCGCCGTGCGCCGGGCACTTACAACCACTCGATCAACGTGGCCTCGATTGCCGAGGCGGCCGCCGAAGCGATCGGCGCCAATGGGCTCCTGGTTCGCGTGGGGGCCTATTTCCACGACATCGGCAAGATGTTCAAGCCGGGGTATTTTGTCGAGAACCAGGGCGCCGAGGCGAACCGCCACGAGTCGCTGGTACCGGCGATGAGCACGTTGATCATCATTGCGCACATCAAGGACGGTGCGGACCTCGCGCGGCAGCACCACTTGCCCCAATCGATCATCGATTTCATCGAACAGCATCACGGCACGACACTGGTCGAGTATTTCTACAATCGCGCTCGGCAGAACGAAGGCGAGCACGGCAACGAGGTGCAGGAAAGCGCGTTCCGCTATCCGGGCCCGAAGCCGCAAAGTCGCGAAGCGGCCATCTTGATGCTGGCCGACGCGGCCGAGAGCGCCAGTCGGGTGTTGATCGAGCCGACGCCGGCGCGGATTGAGAGCCTGGTCCGCGAGATCGCCATGAAGCGGCTGCTCGACGGGCAATTCGACGAATGCGGCCTGACCTTGCGTCAGTTGCGAACGGTCGAAAACCGTTTGATCAAATCCCTGACGGCCGTATACCATGCGCGCGTCAAATACCCCGACCAACAACGGACGGCGTAG
- the ybeY gene encoding rRNA maturation RNase YbeY: MHVVVRCAAEIDVPRLKAAARAVLSAEGPAVAEVNVAVVDDPAIHQLNRTFLDHDYPTDVITFPMHQSPQRLEGEIVVSADTAAANAPDYGWDAASELTLYVIHGCLHLVGYNDKGEKATREMRKQEAFYLAQLGMTPPRPAAGAGDRATKPRRRRPKSRPRRSR; the protein is encoded by the coding sequence GTGCACGTGGTGGTCCGGTGCGCGGCCGAAATCGACGTGCCGCGTCTCAAGGCGGCCGCGCGGGCCGTATTGTCGGCCGAGGGGCCAGCGGTCGCCGAAGTCAATGTGGCGGTGGTCGACGATCCGGCAATTCACCAGTTGAACCGCACATTTCTCGATCACGACTATCCGACCGACGTGATTACGTTTCCGATGCATCAATCCCCGCAACGGTTGGAAGGCGAGATCGTCGTCAGTGCCGACACCGCGGCAGCCAATGCCCCCGACTACGGCTGGGACGCGGCGAGCGAGTTGACCCTGTACGTGATCCATGGCTGCCTGCACCTGGTCGGATACAACGACAAGGGCGAGAAAGCCACGCGGGAAATGCGCAAGCAAGAGGCGTTCTATCTGGCCCAATTGGGTATGACTCCGCCGCGACCAGCGGCCGGCGCGGGGGACCGCGCCACCAAGCCCCGGCGGCGCCGGCCAAAATCGCGCCCACGGAGGTCCCGGTGA
- a CDS encoding hemolysin family protein, with product MNFALGLSIAGALGTLAAAWAARSLRSFSRHRLEEVARRAGHQNRLAEILLQHERTAVAAEALQVIATATLICGAVSLDWQSMTGQPSSVQLIVAAIAGALLLLLLEVWLPHALARIWAEPFLDATWPFWKLLTQLLYPVIFGERIVDVIVHRFAGRQPQPPTEETFEDEIRTIVTEGHREGLLEEDAREMIEGIIELRDADVSQIMTPRTDVVSMPLRISLPKALRIIIDSGHTRIPTFDRNRDDIVGILYAKDLLPELAKGTPDQDLDLSTLVRQPYFVPETKRVDDLLQEFQRTRNHMAIVLDEYGGVSGLVTIEDALEEIVGEIVDEYDEDIVDGIKQIDERTSEVLARVHIDEINQRLHLSLAEDGDFDTLGGFVFSSLGRVPNVGDSLVVGNVKLTVIDVSRRRIERVRIELLDEVPKETA from the coding sequence GTGAATTTCGCGTTGGGCCTGTCGATCGCCGGCGCGTTGGGCACACTGGCCGCAGCCTGGGCCGCGCGTTCGCTGCGGAGCTTTTCCCGGCACCGTCTCGAGGAAGTCGCGCGACGCGCGGGGCACCAGAACCGGTTGGCCGAAATTCTCCTGCAGCATGAACGGACGGCCGTCGCCGCCGAGGCGCTGCAAGTCATCGCCACGGCCACGTTGATCTGCGGCGCCGTGTCGCTCGACTGGCAGTCAATGACCGGGCAGCCGAGCTCAGTGCAATTGATCGTCGCTGCGATCGCGGGGGCGTTGCTCTTGCTCTTGCTCGAAGTCTGGTTGCCCCATGCGCTCGCCCGCATCTGGGCCGAACCGTTTCTCGATGCGACGTGGCCCTTTTGGAAGCTGCTGACCCAGTTGCTGTATCCGGTGATTTTCGGCGAGCGGATCGTCGACGTGATCGTGCATCGCTTTGCCGGCCGGCAGCCACAGCCACCGACCGAAGAAACCTTCGAGGACGAGATTCGCACGATTGTCACCGAGGGGCACCGCGAAGGACTGCTCGAGGAAGATGCCAGGGAGATGATCGAGGGGATCATCGAGCTGCGCGACGCCGATGTCTCGCAGATCATGACGCCGCGTACGGACGTCGTGTCGATGCCACTGCGGATTTCGCTGCCCAAGGCGCTGCGGATCATCATCGACTCGGGCCATACGCGGATTCCGACCTTTGATCGCAACCGCGACGACATCGTCGGCATCTTGTATGCCAAGGACCTGTTGCCCGAACTCGCCAAAGGCACCCCGGACCAGGATCTCGATCTCTCGACGCTGGTGCGGCAGCCCTATTTCGTGCCTGAGACCAAGCGCGTCGACGATCTGCTGCAAGAGTTTCAGCGGACGCGGAACCACATGGCGATCGTGCTGGACGAATATGGTGGGGTGTCCGGCCTGGTGACCATCGAAGACGCGCTGGAAGAAATCGTCGGCGAGATCGTCGACGAGTACGACGAGGACATCGTCGACGGCATCAAGCAGATTGACGAGCGGACCTCGGAAGTGCTGGCCCGGGTGCATATCGACGAGATCAACCAGCGGCTGCACCTGTCGCTGGCCGAGGATGGCGATTTCGACACGCTGGGCGGCTTCGTGTTCAGCTCGCTGGGGCGGGTCCCCAACGTCGGGGATTCGCTGGTCGTGGGCAACGTCAAGTTGACCGTCATCGACGTCTCGCGCCGGCGGATCGAACGCGTGCGCATCGAATTGCTCGACGAAGTGCCGAAAGAAACGGCCTGA
- a CDS encoding HEAT repeat domain-containing protein, whose amino-acid sequence MGPVLDRPRWQLLLVLCGGLATGLAIATAFTLARRDELIAAQLAAAVPNASAPRGEAMLAAADDLGAPAVDVFVAALAARDVHVARAGAARLWSALRGWETLPDHEAIRRIERLTARLSAVAPRLQGEARQSAVALTSRLLTWPVPNSKQQATRHVTACANLLRSLQPKRLPVRTATLASPGPAVATSARNDSPATAFAASINRLTTGQVPGGGLPLGETTAAGQLADVRDPTGGSFDGPAPTDGEPPTRRTPSRVHPASLVQREASEMDPVAPQIFEEAAAIPSPQAAESVDPRSMTSLELCRRTYAADTAVAAAATAELTQRGLEPHVIELGRKLASPDSAIRREWTEQLPQLAGFDAEPWLLELSRDADREVRRTALGILATMPGNRHRPRLAEMAAQDPDPSLRALAQQLLGR is encoded by the coding sequence ATGGGCCCCGTTCTCGACCGGCCGCGGTGGCAATTGCTGCTCGTGCTTTGCGGTGGCCTGGCAACCGGCCTGGCCATCGCCACGGCGTTCACCTTGGCCCGACGCGACGAGCTCATCGCCGCGCAGCTTGCCGCGGCCGTGCCCAATGCCTCGGCCCCGCGCGGCGAAGCGATGTTGGCGGCGGCTGACGATCTCGGCGCGCCGGCCGTCGACGTGTTCGTCGCGGCGCTGGCAGCGCGCGATGTCCACGTGGCCCGCGCCGGTGCCGCGCGATTGTGGTCTGCACTGCGCGGCTGGGAGACGCTTCCAGATCACGAAGCCATCCGGCGCATCGAGCGGCTCACCGCGCGGCTCTCGGCCGTCGCGCCCCGGCTGCAAGGCGAAGCACGCCAGTCGGCCGTCGCGCTCACTTCGCGGCTGTTGACGTGGCCGGTGCCCAATTCAAAGCAGCAGGCCACGCGACATGTGACGGCGTGTGCCAACTTGCTGCGGTCGCTGCAGCCCAAACGGCTACCCGTCCGCACCGCCACACTTGCCAGCCCCGGCCCCGCCGTGGCTACTTCGGCCCGCAACGACTCTCCCGCCACGGCGTTTGCGGCCTCCATCAATCGGCTCACGACAGGTCAGGTTCCCGGCGGTGGTTTGCCCTTGGGCGAAACGACAGCCGCCGGACAACTGGCCGATGTCCGCGATCCGACGGGCGGGAGTTTTGACGGCCCCGCTCCCACGGATGGCGAGCCACCCACCCGGCGTACGCCATCGCGCGTTCACCCGGCGTCTCTCGTGCAGCGCGAGGCCTCAGAAATGGACCCCGTCGCGCCGCAGATCTTTGAGGAAGCCGCCGCGATTCCCTCGCCCCAAGCCGCCGAGTCGGTTGACCCCCGGTCGATGACCAGTCTGGAGCTTTGCCGCCGGACCTATGCCGCCGACACCGCGGTCGCAGCCGCAGCGACAGCCGAATTGACGCAACGCGGTCTCGAGCCACACGTGATCGAGCTGGGCCGCAAACTGGCCTCGCCCGACTCGGCCATTCGCCGCGAGTGGACCGAGCAGCTCCCGCAATTGGCCGGCTTCGATGCGGAGCCCTGGTTGCTCGAGCTTTCGCGCGATGCCGACCGCGAGGTCCGTCGCACGGCCCTGGGCATCCTCGCCACGATGCCTGGCAATCGACATCGACCGCGTCTGGCCGAAATGGCCGCCCAGGACCCGGACCCGTCCCTGCGGGCACTCGCCCAGCAATTGCTCGGCCGCTAG
- a CDS encoding MFS transporter, whose protein sequence is MIATRRPIRRPQTAADAPPSDGLWSRSFASLVISQFFGGFNDNLFRWLIIPIGKEYFPEHTDTILAMGLACLVLPFLTFAAPAGYLADRFSKRNVMIWSKFAETIAMPMGAAAIYFQNVYLMFGVLFLLGAQSALFTPARLGCMPEIIRPELLSRANGILGLITVFAVATGMQAGSALYDLTKPYGVHNQWISTLVVVAVGVLGWIVAYGIRPLAPANPTRTFPWNFARHTLADLVSVQKNRVIGATILLLGLYWGLASLAQINVDKYATQVLHLDQKYVTMLLGALTFGVAVGSVSAGLMSGKRIELGMVPLGAFGMGFSALFLCLNDSSGVWAAWWLFLLGVSAGIFDVPLEAFLQHRSPPQTRGSILAAYNFVAFAAMIIVSMLFPVMTSGLHLPGAGAKLLALNLDGGQIFLLMGIATTLVGIVFCVVVPTYPIRFLFLSTARLFYRVRIRGIENIPATGGALLISNHVSWADGILLMLFCPRNVRMVAYAEYIERGVMKWLAAQFGTIPLRPGAGRRSILESLSAARTAVRQGELVCIFPEGGLTRTGAMQDFKPGAMAILKGADVPVIPVYLGGMWGSIFSFWGGRFFWKLPRRWPYPLSITFGKPLTAVTSVEDMQAAVAALREEALSEHKAMQDLTEPSSIPPRAFLRNCRASMKREKLADSTGQSMTGADMLVRALIFKRLLEREVLAADEKYVGLLLPPSGGAVLANVALPISGRVAVNLNYTVSSEIMQLCINQCGIKHVLTSKRVMSRLNLKIDAEIVYLEDLITKVTKLDKLICAAMAYAMPLWLLERALGLHKIQPDDVLTVLFTSGSTGEPKGVMLTHRNVASNVLAIDQVVKLNEHDVALGVLPFFHSYGYTATMWTMLMLVPKAAYHFSPLEAQEVGKLCKKHHATILMATPTFLRAYLRRCEPDDLKSLDVVFASAERLPPDLCDAYEAKFGTRPVEAYGATEMSPLIALNVPASRRSPGDVRGWREGSVGMPIPWTEAKVIDPDTSERLGRNLPGMLLLRGPNVMKGYLHRPDLTAQVVKDGWYVTGDIAYVDDDGYIHITGRLNRFSKIGGEMVPHIKIEETIQKLIGADEEHLTAVVTAVPCPKKGERLVVLHTALSKTPQQICRELGETDLPNLWIPSPDSFFEVEEIPVLGTGKLDLKALKDLALERCSAIEAR, encoded by the coding sequence ATGATTGCCACCCGCCGCCCCATCCGCCGGCCCCAAACCGCGGCAGACGCCCCACCCAGCGATGGGCTCTGGTCGCGCAGCTTTGCCTCACTGGTCATCTCGCAGTTCTTCGGCGGATTTAACGACAACCTGTTCCGCTGGCTGATCATTCCGATCGGCAAGGAATATTTTCCTGAGCATACCGACACGATCCTGGCGATGGGGCTGGCGTGCCTGGTGTTGCCGTTCTTGACGTTCGCCGCGCCGGCCGGTTACCTGGCCGACCGTTTCAGCAAGCGCAACGTCATGATCTGGAGCAAGTTCGCCGAGACCATCGCCATGCCCATGGGCGCGGCTGCGATCTACTTCCAGAACGTCTACCTGATGTTCGGCGTGTTGTTCCTGCTCGGTGCGCAAAGCGCTTTGTTCACCCCGGCCCGGCTGGGCTGTATGCCGGAGATCATCCGGCCCGAGTTGCTCTCACGTGCCAACGGCATTCTGGGACTGATCACGGTCTTCGCCGTGGCGACCGGCATGCAGGCCGGCAGCGCCCTCTACGACCTGACCAAACCCTACGGCGTCCACAACCAGTGGATCTCGACCCTGGTGGTGGTCGCGGTCGGCGTGTTGGGCTGGATCGTGGCCTACGGCATTCGCCCGCTGGCCCCGGCGAACCCCACGCGCACCTTCCCTTGGAATTTCGCGCGCCACACCCTGGCCGACCTGGTCAGCGTGCAGAAGAACCGGGTGATCGGCGCGACCATTCTGCTGCTCGGCCTGTACTGGGGCCTGGCCTCGCTGGCCCAGATCAACGTCGATAAATACGCCACGCAGGTCCTGCACCTCGACCAGAAGTACGTCACGATGCTACTCGGGGCGCTGACCTTCGGCGTTGCCGTCGGGAGCGTGTCGGCGGGGCTGATGTCGGGCAAGCGCATCGAGTTGGGCATGGTCCCGCTCGGCGCGTTCGGCATGGGCTTCAGCGCGTTGTTCCTGTGCCTGAACGACAGCTCGGGCGTCTGGGCCGCGTGGTGGTTGTTCCTGCTCGGTGTGAGCGCCGGCATCTTCGACGTCCCGCTCGAGGCTTTTCTGCAGCATCGCAGCCCTCCGCAGACGCGCGGTTCGATCCTCGCGGCCTACAATTTCGTCGCTTTCGCGGCGATGATCATCGTCTCGATGCTGTTCCCCGTGATGACCAGCGGCCTGCACCTGCCCGGTGCCGGAGCGAAGCTGCTGGCACTCAATCTCGATGGCGGCCAGATCTTCCTGCTCATGGGCATTGCCACCACGCTCGTCGGCATCGTGTTCTGCGTGGTGGTGCCCACGTATCCGATCCGCTTCTTGTTCTTGTCCACGGCACGACTGTTCTACCGGGTGCGCATTCGCGGCATCGAGAACATTCCTGCTACCGGCGGCGCGCTGTTGATCTCGAACCACGTCTCCTGGGCCGATGGCATCCTGCTGATGCTCTTCTGCCCACGTAACGTGCGCATGGTCGCCTACGCTGAATACATCGAGCGCGGCGTCATGAAATGGCTCGCGGCTCAGTTCGGCACGATTCCGCTACGGCCGGGTGCCGGGCGGCGGTCGATTCTCGAATCGCTGTCCGCGGCCCGTACTGCGGTGCGCCAAGGAGAATTGGTTTGCATCTTCCCCGAAGGTGGTTTGACGCGCACCGGCGCAATGCAGGACTTCAAGCCGGGTGCGATGGCGATTCTCAAAGGGGCCGACGTGCCGGTGATTCCGGTCTACCTGGGGGGGATGTGGGGGAGTATCTTTAGCTTCTGGGGTGGGCGTTTCTTCTGGAAACTGCCCCGACGCTGGCCCTATCCGCTGTCAATTACCTTTGGTAAGCCGCTGACGGCGGTGACGTCGGTCGAGGATATGCAAGCCGCCGTAGCGGCCCTGCGCGAAGAAGCCCTGTCGGAACACAAAGCCATGCAAGACCTCACCGAACCTTCGAGCATCCCGCCCCGGGCCTTTTTGCGGAATTGCCGCGCCAGCATGAAGCGGGAAAAGCTCGCCGATTCGACCGGCCAATCCATGACCGGCGCCGACATGCTCGTCCGCGCCTTGATCTTCAAACGCCTGCTGGAGCGCGAGGTATTGGCCGCGGACGAGAAGTACGTCGGTCTGCTGCTCCCCCCATCGGGCGGCGCGGTATTGGCCAACGTCGCCTTGCCAATCAGCGGCCGCGTGGCCGTCAACCTCAACTACACGGTCTCGTCTGAGATCATGCAGTTGTGCATCAATCAGTGTGGCATCAAGCACGTCCTGACCAGCAAACGGGTCATGTCACGGCTGAACCTCAAGATCGACGCCGAGATCGTCTATCTCGAGGACCTGATCACCAAGGTCACCAAGCTGGACAAACTGATCTGCGCCGCGATGGCGTATGCGATGCCCCTGTGGCTGCTCGAGCGTGCCCTGGGACTGCACAAAATCCAGCCCGACGACGTGCTGACCGTGCTGTTCACCTCCGGGTCGACCGGCGAGCCCAAGGGCGTGATGCTGACCCACCGCAACGTCGCCTCGAACGTCCTGGCCATCGACCAGGTGGTCAAGTTGAACGAGCACGACGTCGCGCTGGGCGTGCTGCCGTTCTTCCACAGCTACGGCTACACGGCCACGATGTGGACGATGTTGATGCTGGTGCCCAAGGCCGCTTACCACTTTTCGCCGCTCGAGGCCCAGGAAGTCGGCAAACTCTGCAAGAAACACCACGCCACGATTCTGATGGCAACACCGACGTTCTTGCGGGCCTACCTGCGGCGGTGCGAGCCGGACGATCTGAAGTCGCTCGACGTGGTGTTTGCCAGCGCCGAGCGGCTGCCGCCCGACCTGTGCGATGCCTACGAGGCCAAGTTTGGCACACGTCCTGTAGAAGCATACGGTGCGACCGAAATGTCGCCCTTGATCGCCCTGAACGTACCGGCCAGCCGGCGTTCGCCTGGCGACGTGCGCGGATGGCGCGAAGGCTCGGTCGGCATGCCGATTCCCTGGACGGAAGCCAAGGTGATCGATCCCGATACGTCGGAACGTCTGGGCCGCAATCTGCCCGGCATGTTGCTGCTGCGCGGCCCCAACGTGATGAAGGGCTATCTCCACCGCCCCGATCTGACGGCGCAAGTCGTCAAGGACGGCTGGTACGTCACCGGCGACATCGCCTATGTCGACGACGACGGCTACATCCACATCACCGGCCGCCTGAACCGCTTCTCGAAGATCGGTGGCGAGATGGTGCCGCACATCAAGATCGAAGAGACGATTCAAAAGCTCATCGGCGCCGACGAAGAGCACCTGACCGCCGTCGTGACGGCAGTGCCTTGCCCGAAAAAGGGCGAGCGGCTCGTCGTGTTGCACACGGCCCTGAGCAAGACACCTCAGCAGATTTGCCGCGAGCTGGGCGAGACCGACCTGCCCAACCTGTGGATTCCCTCGCCGGACAGCTTCTTCGAGGTCGAGGAAATCCCGGTGCTCGGCACCGGCAAGCTCGATCTCAAGGCCCTCAAAGACCTGGCCCTGGAACGCTGCTCGGCCATCGAGGCCCGGTGA
- a CDS encoding DegT/DnrJ/EryC1/StrS family aminotransferase, which produces MKIPFHDLQPVHRELIAELQAAVTRVLQSGWFLLGPEAEAFEHALARQVESEFAIGVANGTDAIELALRAAGVSAGAEVITVAHTAIPTVCAVERAGAKVVFADIDPRTYALDVAAAAAAITPRTEAILPVHLYGHPADMTALSKLASDRGLLLVEDCAQALGARHAGRPVGSWGCAAAYSFYPTKNLAACGDAGGVTTNDRALAERVRRVRFYGQATRDRCQERGFNSRLDEVQAVILQVKLEHFAAHHDTRLRLAERYSRELPPELVPYVAPGDEHAYCLYVIRHSQRAQIAAALAERGVATLVHYPTPIHLQPAYVDLGYAAGSLPETEAAAREVLSLPLYVGLSEAAVDYVVQAVHEALAECPA; this is translated from the coding sequence GTGAAGATTCCGTTCCACGATTTACAACCCGTTCATCGCGAGCTGATTGCCGAACTTCAAGCGGCCGTGACGCGCGTCCTGCAGAGCGGCTGGTTCTTGCTGGGCCCCGAGGCCGAGGCTTTTGAACATGCCCTGGCGCGGCAGGTCGAATCGGAGTTCGCGATCGGCGTGGCGAACGGTACCGACGCGATCGAATTGGCTCTGCGTGCAGCGGGAGTGAGCGCCGGCGCCGAGGTGATCACCGTGGCGCACACGGCGATCCCGACGGTCTGCGCGGTCGAACGCGCCGGGGCCAAGGTGGTGTTCGCCGACATCGATCCGCGGACCTATGCACTGGACGTCGCAGCCGCGGCCGCCGCCATCACACCCCGCACCGAGGCGATCTTGCCGGTGCACCTGTACGGGCACCCGGCCGACATGACCGCGCTGTCGAAATTGGCCAGCGATCGCGGGCTGCTGCTCGTCGAAGATTGTGCGCAAGCGCTCGGCGCGCGCCACGCCGGACGCCCCGTCGGCTCGTGGGGATGTGCCGCAGCCTATAGCTTTTATCCCACGAAGAATCTGGCCGCGTGCGGCGACGCGGGGGGAGTGACGACGAACGATCGCGCGCTGGCCGAGCGCGTGCGGCGCGTGCGGTTCTATGGCCAGGCGACGCGCGACCGCTGCCAGGAACGAGGGTTCAATAGCCGGCTCGACGAGGTGCAAGCGGTCATCCTGCAGGTCAAGCTTGAACATTTTGCCGCACATCACGACACCCGGCTGCGGCTGGCCGAACGCTATTCGCGCGAGTTGCCGCCGGAGCTGGTGCCCTACGTGGCGCCCGGCGATGAGCATGCCTATTGCCTGTATGTGATTCGCCACTCGCAGCGGGCGCAGATCGCCGCGGCCTTGGCCGAGCGGGGCGTGGCGACGCTGGTGCACTACCCGACGCCGATTCACCTGCAGCCGGCGTATGTCGATCTCGGTTACGCCGCCGGCAGCTTGCCCGAGACCGAAGCGGCGGCCCGCGAAGTGCTGTCGTTGCCGCTGTACGTCGGGCTGAGCGAGGCGGCAGTCGATTACGTGGTTCAGGCGGTCCACGAGGCCCTGGCGGAGTGTCCCGCGTGA
- a CDS encoding GDP-mannose 4,6-dehydratase codes for MNEALRDKLAGSRCLITGGMGFIGSNLAIALVELGAEVTIADAMIPGYGGNLFNVEPIADRVTVNFCDIRDVHVMNYLVRDKDFVFHLAGQVDHIMSLTDPFPDIDINVKGTAVLMEACRHHAPGVKVIYTGTRGQYGRPQSLPVNEQAPTMPLGIYEITNLAAEKIIEAYHLVFNVRSVLLRITNTYGPRAQMLHSRYGVANWFVRLAIDDQTISVFGDGQIKRDLLFVDDCVEAILMAAASENAWGQVFNVGVDRPTTFIELAEAVIRAAGSGRWQLTPFSAERKAQEPGDFYSDITKIRSYLGWEPRTSLDAGMQRTVEYFRRHKAHYW; via the coding sequence GTGAATGAGGCCTTGCGTGACAAGCTGGCCGGCAGCCGGTGCCTGATCACCGGCGGCATGGGGTTCATCGGCAGCAACCTGGCGATCGCGCTCGTCGAGCTGGGCGCCGAGGTGACCATCGCCGACGCGATGATTCCCGGGTACGGCGGCAACCTGTTCAACGTCGAGCCGATCGCCGATCGCGTCACGGTCAACTTCTGCGACATCCGCGACGTGCACGTGATGAACTACCTGGTCCGGGACAAGGACTTCGTGTTTCATCTGGCCGGGCAGGTCGATCACATCATGAGCCTGACCGACCCGTTCCCCGATATCGACATCAACGTCAAGGGCACGGCCGTGCTGATGGAGGCGTGCCGCCATCATGCCCCGGGCGTGAAAGTGATCTACACCGGCACGCGCGGGCAATATGGCCGCCCGCAGTCGCTGCCCGTCAACGAGCAGGCCCCGACGATGCCCTTGGGTATCTACGAGATTACTAACCTCGCGGCCGAAAAAATCATCGAGGCCTACCACCTGGTGTTCAACGTGCGCAGCGTGCTGCTGCGCATTACGAACACCTACGGCCCCCGGGCGCAAATGCTGCATTCGCGCTACGGCGTGGCCAACTGGTTCGTGCGGCTGGCGATCGACGACCAGACGATCTCGGTGTTCGGCGACGGCCAGATCAAGCGCGACTTGCTGTTTGTCGACGATTGCGTCGAGGCGATCTTGATGGCCGCGGCCAGCGAGAATGCCTGGGGCCAGGTGTTCAACGTCGGCGTCGATCGGCCGACGACGTTTATCGAGCTGGCCGAAGCGGTAATTCGCGCCGCCGGCTCCGGGCGCTGGCAATTGACGCCGTTTTCCGCGGAGCGCAAGGCGCAGGAGCCCGGCGACTTCTACTCGGACATCACGAAGATTCGCTCCTACCTGGGATGGGAGCCTCGAACCAGCCTCGACGCGGGAATGCAGCGCACCGTGGAATACTTCCGGCGCCACAAGGCGCACTACTGGTAA